The proteins below come from a single Ktedonobacterales bacterium genomic window:
- a CDS encoding YtxH domain-containing protein encodes MDSDDTAYVFGVLLGLFLGTVLGATVALLVAPREGVATRQQVLKEVRRLNEQGEETLSQINRQVQQRSTVPLALAAQPFSKSKPGWRRLWPW; translated from the coding sequence ATGGACTCCGATGATACGGCTTATGTCTTTGGCGTGCTCCTTGGCTTGTTCCTTGGCACCGTGCTGGGCGCTACCGTGGCGTTGCTGGTTGCGCCCAGGGAAGGAGTTGCTACACGCCAGCAGGTGCTCAAAGAGGTCCGCCGCCTCAATGAGCAGGGCGAGGAAACCCTCAGCCAGATCAATCGCCAGGTGCAGCAGCGCTCGACGGTGCCGCTGGCGCTGGCGGCTCAACCTTTCTCCAAGTCCAAGCCGGGCTGGAGGCGCCTGTGGCCGTGGTAA